CAAGCAACAAGCTAGACGCTTCATTAACTCCGCTCTTTCTGATGAGATTCCATCAGAAGGTAGGTACTGAGTTATTTACAtcatatcaaaaataaaagttcttttctttctttggaaAATTTCAGTTAAAATGGAGGCATGCACTGGTTAGAAATATGGACGTGACTGATTCTTTAAACGGGTTGTAGGCATAAGTGTGAGAAGAGATTATAACCTGAAGGTGTTGTGGAATATTTAAAAGCAGGATCTGTATTCATATTATATCATGTTCCAAAAGTATGGTGCCCCACTGTGTTCAATATTACAGAAATGAATAATTGATTTTGAAACAAATAATCACATAAATAAACTGTGTAAATCAAACAAtaagttttggattttttttttctattatgaaatgttatttaatttgttGCAGCTACAAGTTTAGCAGTAGGGCTAAACTTGTAGTTACACCAGTTTTGATTGTGATTTCTGATAACCAGTTTTAGGAGACTCTTCTAAccatctggatgaaaaaaaaaaaaaaacattttttaatctgttttcccAAGTTGCAACTATGTTTACTATGCTAGCCCCAGCAGGCTGCCAGCTTTGTTTTGATGTGGAGTCATCAGAGTCTCAAACATCGGCATAACAACATAATGTCCCTCATAtcatgtgaaataaaaatatttataatcaaataaaaataaactcaagTGAAACTTGACTTTATTTATTACATAAATAAGAATGATGAGATAATATTTCAGAAGAATgaagttttaattatttcttcaattatttcacaaattgtttttttattaatttattcttttatattttatatttaatattgaaCACACTGGGGTTCCATACAGAAGGCTTTATGGTTATATTTTACCTGTACTCACCAGTGAACCAACACAGTAGTAAACATGAACCGGGTTACCATACTGTTAAAACCCCTTGCTATGATCTACCCATAATGGCTATCAGTAAGCAGCTACAGTAAATTTCTTGTCAGTAAACAGCAAATGTACCATTGGACAGTTCCACTGTGCAAACTCATTCTCCAGCattcagacaaacaaacacgaCAGTATCTCAAACTTTGGTTCAATGTGATTTCACTTTCGTTATCCTCCGCTCTCTTCGTGTATTAAGCCACTTGGATTTGTAGTGCAGTACAATCAGTGAAGCTTTCCTTCTGCCTCATCTCTCTCACTGGATATAGTCTGTACAAGGTTGCAGTATATTCTGAGCACTATGTGTGAAAATAAAGAAGCATGGCTCAGTGTTGGCATCGCTgatttggatttaaattaaCATGAGCATAATCAACGCTACACTGATTCAGTCTCAGTCTTCTAGAGATTTGCAGCAAGAACACATCTGGCCATTGAAGTATGACTGTACACATCAGGAAAGGCCAGAACGTGGAATAAAGCTGAAGTGTTGGTAAGAGCTGAGGGTtaatacaatcacacacacatgcacacagaacaGTGACACGGGGTTTGGATGCTTCTTGTGCTTCTACTTCGCCTGTTAGGAACATCAATAAAGTGTCCTAAATTTGGACAGAACCATAGACAGgcacctgaaaaacaaaacaatgtcttGTGTATAGAAGTAAAGTGTGTTAACCCAGGAGGGAAGTTTTATGAGTCCCAAAAAAAGGCTGGCATCAGTGCAGCCATggctaaagagagagagagatctccTTCAGATGGAGTCCACTGAAGTATTTACCAGCTGTCACCCCCACATGCTGCTGCCAGGTAAATCAGCAGTAGCACTGTCGGCTGCCCTTGGTGACCTCCTCGGAGGAATGGACGGTGTTGGGGACAAATCCACTTTTCACGCCCTCCCAGCCATCCTGGATCTTGATGTCCCCGCTCCGCACTAGGTCAAAGATGTCCCTCGTCAAATCCACAAAGGCCTGAAGTAAATACCAGAAGCAAAATCAGAGCTGGATgactattattatttaattaaattattagtTAATTAACAGACAATTAATTGACAAGAATTTTGATGTgaagaaaagctaaaataaCATCCACACCTTCTCTACGTTGATGGCGTCTCGTGCTGATGTCTCCACGTAGCGCATCCCGTAGGCTCCTGCCAgcttctctgcctcctgctgggTCACCTGACGCTGGGCCTCCAGGTCACACTTGTGACCCACCAGCAAGAAGACAATGCTGTGCGGCTGGACGTGGCTCTGGGCCTCCTCCAGCCAGTTGTGGACGTTCTGGAAGGATCTGCGGTTTGTGATGTCGAAGAGCAAGAGCCCACCCACTGAATTGCGGTAATAGGCTCTGGTGATAGACCTGGATAGattaatagatagatagatagatagatagatagataaaaacACATGAGTGAGACAAAGTTTAACATATCTAAACATGTTAAATATAGCAAAGGATAAGGTTGGCAATATTctaaattttctttattttcaacaaatcAAACCATCAATCCATTAATTAATCTCTCTTCCAACTGAAGATGTAActtgtcaaaaagaaaaacatcaacatgtacTTTCATTTTTCGAAAAGactaaataattgtttttttgtttttggttttttttttaagtgtaaaCTGAGAAGCACCAGAGAACTGTGAGAGAGAGTCTTTACCTGAACCTCTCCTGTCCTGCAGTGTCCCagatttgaagtttgatccttTTGCCCGGCTCAATTTCCACCAGACGGG
This genomic stretch from Toxotes jaculatrix isolate fToxJac2 chromosome 12, fToxJac2.pri, whole genome shotgun sequence harbors:
- the LOC121190587 gene encoding ras-related protein Rab-39B-like; this translates as METIWLYQFRLIVIGDSTVGKSCLIRRFTEGRFAQVSDPTVGVDFFSRLVEIEPGKRIKLQIWDTAGQERFRSITRAYYRNSVGGLLLFDITNRRSFQNVHNWLEEAQSHVQPHSIVFLLVGHKCDLEAQRQVTQQEAEKLAGAYGMRYVETSARDAINVEKAFVDLTRDIFDLVRSGDIKIQDGWEGVKSGFVPNTVHSSEEVTKGSRQCYC